A single window of candidate division WOR-3 bacterium DNA harbors:
- a CDS encoding glycoside hydrolase family 11 protein has translation MNLRRLLIIIGTIVLAAIVFIWGCQNHPTAPSKMDVGSGKTRDDYSSGSCTAGSFKVTFSSANFVTGLGWSTGSTRTISYSGSCSGCNWGPGVYGWLQNPLVEYYIPRSGGSTKGSYTCSGTTWTVGTEQRVNQPSIEGTATFTQYFASGGSQPIDMNCHYNGWKSLGLSVGSNNYQVVAVESWSSGSGSATVSVPNSEWYTHWVGSGTATFTCGGGGSTTTSTSTTTTTSATTTSTSTTTTTSGSTTTTSGWWWWWPSTTTTTSGTTTTTTTSGTTTTTSGGGTAPCSNPTSISAPFTKDGSGTFCWSLTSCNYINSWNLQELNVNGVDLTNKYVSASQMPAKINGAWIIKYVGNYSWSHFEAK, from the coding sequence ATGAATTTAAGGCGTTTATTAATAATAATTGGAACAATTGTTTTAGCAGCAATAGTCTTCATCTGGGGATGTCAAAATCATCCAACAGCTCCGTCAAAAATGGATGTAGGATCTGGTAAGACGAGAGATGACTATTCATCAGGTAGCTGCACCGCTGGGAGTTTTAAGGTTACTTTCAGTAGTGCTAATTTTGTTACAGGTTTAGGTTGGAGCACTGGTTCAACAAGAACCATAAGTTACTCTGGTAGTTGCAGCGGTTGTAATTGGGGACCAGGGGTTTATGGTTGGCTTCAAAACCCGCTGGTAGAATATTATATCCCAAGGAGTGGAGGCTCAACAAAAGGTTCTTATACTTGTAGTGGGACAACTTGGACAGTGGGGACAGAGCAGAGGGTGAATCAACCTTCTATTGAGGGTACTGCGACTTTTACTCAGTATTTTGCTAGTGGAGGTAGTCAACCTATAGATATGAACTGTCATTATAATGGGTGGAAAAGCCTGGGATTAAGTGTGGGTAGCAATAACTATCAAGTGGTAGCAGTGGAATCTTGGAGTTCAGGTAGTGGTAGTGCTACTGTCTCTGTTCCTAATAGTGAGTGGTATACTCATTGGGTTGGATCTGGAACAGCTACCTTTACTTGTGGTGGAGGTGGTTCGACAACCACTAGCACTTCAACTACCACAACAACAAGCGCTACTACCACTAGCACTTCAACTACCACCACGACAAGTGGTTCAACAACTACAACCAGTGGATGGTGGTGGTGGTGGCCAAGCACAACAACTACTACAAGCGGCACAACAACAACTACGACTACAAGTGGAACAACGACGACGACAAGTGGAGGTGGAACTGCACCCTGCAGTAATCCGACTTCAATAAGTGCGCCATTCACAAAAGATGGCTCAGGAACTTTCTGCTGGTCTTTGACTTCCTGCAACTACATTAACTCCTGGAATCTACAGGAACTCAATGTGAACGGAGTTGATCTCACAAATAAATATGTTTCAGCCAGTCAGATGCCAGCAAAGATAAATGGAGCGTGGATTATTAAATATGTTGGTAATTATTCCTGGAGCCACTTTGAGGCGAAGTAA
- a CDS encoding glycoside hydrolase family 11 protein: MSLRRLLIIFGTIVLAAIVFIWGCQNHPTAPESKIDAGTKVRGYSSGSCSGTFKVTFQNAVFTAGQGWSSGASRTISWSGSCSGCSWGLGVYGWLQNPLVEYYIGKSGGSSKGSYSCNGRSYTLQITTRNNAPSIEGTKTFQQYNCSGSTASPVDMGCHFNAWRNLGASVGSQNYQIVLAEGWSGNTGSATMTVSGANWYSVWSESGSVSYSCGSSGSTTTTTTSGSTTTTTTSGTTTTTSGGSKTIVVRARGTSGSEQIQLTVGGSTVATWTLSTSMSNYTATTTRSGGTNVCFTNDGSGRDVQVDYIQVNGSTRQSENQSYNTGCWDSSNNKCGKSYCEWLHCNGCIGYGDI; encoded by the coding sequence ATGAGTTTAAGGCGTTTATTAATAATATTTGGAACAATTGTTTTAGCAGCAATAGTCTTCATCTGGGGATGTCAGAATCATCCAACAGCTCCTGAGTCAAAGATAGATGCAGGAACCAAAGTGAGAGGATATAGTTCAGGTAGCTGTTCCGGAACTTTTAAAGTTACTTTCCAAAATGCAGTTTTTACTGCTGGTCAAGGGTGGAGTTCAGGAGCCTCTAGAACTATAAGCTGGTCCGGTAGCTGTAGTGGTTGCAGCTGGGGTCTTGGTGTTTATGGATGGTTGCAGAACCCACTTGTAGAATATTATATTGGGAAGAGTGGAGGGTCAAGCAAAGGTTCTTATTCCTGCAATGGTCGTTCATATACCCTGCAGATAACTACCCGAAACAATGCGCCTTCCATTGAAGGAACTAAGACTTTCCAGCAGTATAACTGCAGTGGAAGTACAGCAAGCCCTGTTGATATGGGTTGTCACTTTAACGCTTGGAGGAATCTTGGAGCTTCTGTAGGAAGTCAGAATTATCAGATAGTGTTGGCAGAAGGTTGGAGTGGGAATACTGGAAGTGCTACTATGACAGTTAGTGGTGCGAACTGGTATTCAGTTTGGTCTGAATCTGGTTCAGTATCTTATTCTTGCGGTAGTAGTGGCTCAACAACAACTACGACTACAAGTGGCTCAACAACAACTACAACGACAAGTGGAACAACCACTACAACTAGTGGTGGCTCAAAAACCATTGTAGTGAGGGCAAGAGGAACATCTGGGAGCGAGCAGATTCAGTTGACAGTAGGTGGAAGCACAGTTGCTACCTGGACTTTATCAACGAGTATGTCAAATTATACTGCTACTACTACAAGAAGTGGTGGAACTAATGTATGCTTTACCAATGATGGAAGTGGTAGGGATGTTCAGGTAGATTATATTCAGGTGAATGGCTCAACCCGTCAGTCAGAAAACCAGAGCTACAATACAGGATGCTGGGATAGTTCAAATAATAAGTGCGGCAAGAGCTACTGCGAGTGGTTACATTGCAATGGTTGCATTGGTTACGGTGACATTTAG
- a CDS encoding SUMF1/EgtB/PvdO family nonheme iron enzyme codes for MRKNLFLLLSFLAITSSCSRGKPGDLVLVKGGPFKNTKSNYYGKNVIISDFYIGRYEVTQKEWVEVMGNNPSKFKGDNLPVEMVSWYDCIEYCNKRSIKEGLEPYYNIDKTKKDPENNNDIDTIKWIVTINPNANGYRLPREVEWEYAASGGQKSKNYTYSGSNNVDKVAWYWRNSGDEYLKGYWSWPIIENNNNKTKPVGLKKPNELGLYDLSGNVREWCWEWYEGDRTESKERVWRGGGWMGAEYCCESSFRGSFEASGKGPDQGFRVCRSK; via the coding sequence ATGAGGAAAAATTTATTTCTTCTTTTGTCATTTTTAGCTATTACAAGTTCTTGTTCACGAGGAAAGCCTGGAGATCTTGTTCTTGTAAAAGGTGGGCCTTTTAAGAATACGAAATCCAACTATTATGGAAAAAACGTAATAATCTCGGATTTTTATATTGGTAGATACGAGGTTACCCAAAAAGAGTGGGTTGAGGTAATGGGTAATAATCCTTCAAAATTCAAAGGAGATAATTTACCAGTAGAAATGGTAAGTTGGTATGATTGTATTGAATATTGTAATAAGAGGAGTATAAAAGAAGGCTTGGAACCCTATTATAATATAGATAAAACAAAAAAAGATCCGGAAAACAATAATGATATTGATACTATAAAATGGATAGTGACAATCAATCCGAACGCAAATGGTTACCGCCTACCCCGAGAGGTGGAGTGGGAATATGCTGCAAGTGGAGGGCAGAAAAGCAAAAATTATACATATAGCGGAAGCAATAATGTGGATAAAGTTGCTTGGTATTGGAGGAATTCTGGAGATGAATACCTAAAAGGATATTGGTCTTGGCCTATTATAGAGAATAATAATAATAAAACAAAACCTGTGGGTCTTAAGAAGCCGAATGAACTTGGGCTTTATGATCTATCAGGTAATGTAAGAGAATGGTGCTGGGAATGGTATGAGGGCGATAGAACAGAATCTAAGGAAAGGGTTTGGAGAGGTGGGGGTTGGATGGGTGCTGAGTATTGCTGTGAGTCTTCTTTTAGAGGTAGCTTTGAAGCAAGCGGTAAGGGTCCTGATCAGGGTTTTCGAGTATGCCGAAGTAAGTAA
- a CDS encoding sialate O-acetylesterase: MKQSLFFLFFIGIFTLNLRALEIPSIFGDNMVLQQEMEVPIWGKAKPFEIVEVISSWGEKAIGEADSTGKWMIKLRTPKRGGPYEVKIKGENREIVFQNVLIGEVWVCSGQSNMEMPLMGWPPRDTIKNSEEEIKNANYPEIRLFTVSKGISLKPRENCKGFWEECSPERAKNFSAVAYFFGRELHKELGAPIGLIHTSWGGTQAEAWTPFSYIKKVEGFSDFIENFDKLSSLEEEYVKWLNSHPVITPEKEEEKAGKNVSFDDKNCHLPEFKDSYWRRMSLPTQWENSELGVFDGVVWFRKKVKLPTEWMNKDLILELGPIDDIDITYFNGEKVGGYEGMGFWTVERKYKIPKEIVKRGENLIAVRVIDLQGGGGLYGKESQMKIYPIDEEENFIKLSGEWKYLPVAEYREGNFYVFGVKKNDFYKNRPKFKGITQNTPTVLFNAMVNPLIPYGIKGVIWYQGESNVGRERQYKELFPALIEGWRESWGEGAFPFYFVQIAPYLYEGENSTTSAKLREAQLVSMLTVPNTGMVVTLDIGDLNNIHPSNKVDVGKRLALWALNKSYGRENVVCSGPIFKSMVKKGSKIILYFDYIGSGLVSKEEKLKGFKIAGEDRVFVDAEAYIKDNTVIVYSKEVYEPVAVRYAFTDGSEASLFNKEGLPASPFRTDDWED; encoded by the coding sequence ATGAAGCAATCTCTCTTCTTTTTATTTTTTATAGGAATCTTTACTTTAAACTTAAGGGCCCTTGAGATACCTTCGATTTTTGGAGATAATATGGTTCTTCAACAAGAAATGGAAGTTCCAATCTGGGGGAAAGCAAAACCTTTTGAGATTGTAGAAGTTATTTCAAGTTGGGGGGAAAAGGCAATTGGGGAAGCTGATTCTACTGGGAAATGGATGATAAAACTTAGGACTCCTAAACGAGGGGGACCTTACGAAGTAAAAATAAAGGGGGAAAATAGAGAAATTGTATTTCAAAATGTTCTTATAGGAGAAGTTTGGGTTTGTTCTGGACAGTCTAATATGGAGATGCCCCTTATGGGTTGGCCTCCACGAGATACTATAAAGAATTCCGAAGAAGAAATAAAGAATGCCAATTATCCTGAGATTCGCCTCTTTACTGTTTCAAAAGGAATTTCTCTTAAGCCAAGAGAAAATTGTAAGGGTTTTTGGGAAGAATGTTCTCCGGAGCGAGCGAAAAATTTTAGTGCGGTGGCATATTTTTTTGGAAGAGAACTTCATAAAGAACTTGGGGCTCCCATAGGGTTAATTCATACAAGCTGGGGTGGGACTCAAGCAGAGGCTTGGACTCCATTCTCTTATATTAAAAAAGTTGAAGGGTTTTCAGATTTTATAGAAAACTTTGATAAGCTTTCTTCTCTTGAAGAAGAATATGTAAAATGGCTTAATTCTCATCCTGTAATTACTCCAGAAAAAGAAGAGGAGAAAGCAGGAAAGAATGTATCTTTTGATGATAAGAATTGTCACCTTCCAGAGTTTAAAGATTCTTATTGGAGAAGGATGTCTCTTCCAACACAGTGGGAGAATAGTGAATTGGGAGTTTTTGATGGGGTTGTTTGGTTTAGAAAGAAAGTCAAATTGCCTACTGAGTGGATGAATAAGGATTTAATTTTGGAGCTTGGACCGATTGATGATATAGATATAACCTATTTTAATGGGGAAAAGGTTGGAGGTTATGAAGGTATGGGTTTTTGGACGGTTGAACGGAAATATAAAATTCCTAAAGAAATTGTTAAAAGAGGGGAGAATTTGATTGCCGTGAGAGTTATAGATCTTCAAGGAGGCGGAGGTCTTTATGGAAAAGAGTCGCAGATGAAGATTTATCCTATTGATGAAGAAGAAAACTTTATTAAGCTTTCTGGAGAGTGGAAGTATCTGCCTGTTGCCGAGTATAGAGAGGGAAATTTTTACGTGTTTGGGGTAAAGAAAAACGACTTTTATAAAAACAGACCTAAGTTTAAAGGAATTACACAAAATACTCCTACAGTTTTGTTTAATGCGATGGTTAATCCTTTGATTCCATATGGGATTAAAGGAGTAATATGGTATCAAGGAGAATCAAATGTTGGTAGAGAAAGACAATATAAAGAACTTTTCCCTGCCTTAATAGAAGGATGGAGAGAAAGTTGGGGAGAGGGTGCTTTTCCTTTTTATTTTGTTCAAATTGCCCCTTATTTGTATGAAGGAGAAAACTCCACTACTTCCGCTAAACTTAGGGAAGCTCAATTGGTTAGTATGTTAACTGTCCCGAATACAGGAATGGTTGTAACTCTGGATATAGGAGATTTGAATAACATTCATCCTTCGAACAAAGTTGATGTGGGGAAAAGGCTCGCTTTATGGGCTCTTAACAAGAGTTATGGGAGAGAAAACGTTGTGTGTTCTGGCCCTATTTTTAAAAGTATGGTTAAAAAAGGGAGTAAAATAATCCTTTACTTTGATTATATTGGTAGCGGCTTGGTTTCAAAAGAGGAGAAACTTAAAGGATTTAAAATTGCAGGAGAAGATAGGGTATTTGTGGATGCTGAAGCTTATATTAAAGATAATACTGTTATTGTTTATAGTAAAGAGGTCTATGAGCCTGTGGCTGTTAGATACGCCTTTACGGATGGCTCGGAAGCGAGTCTTTTCAATAAAGAAGGCCTTCCAGCTTCTCCTTTTAGGACAGATGATTGGGAAGATTGA
- a CDS encoding NifU family protein, whose protein sequence is MEEKIKRVLEKEIKPYLKSHGGDVKLISVSEDGIVKLKLIGACGGCPMAEMTLRGFVERALKSKVPEIKKVIS, encoded by the coding sequence TTGGAAGAGAAAATAAAAAGAGTTTTAGAGAAAGAGATAAAACCGTATTTAAAAAGTCACGGTGGAGACGTGAAATTAATAAGCGTCTCTGAAGATGGAATAGTAAAATTGAAACTTATAGGAGCCTGTGGTGGATGCCCAATGGCAGAAATGACTTTAAGAGGATTTGTAGAAAGAGCTCTAAAAAGTAAAGTGCCTGAAATAAAAAAAGTTATATCTTAA
- a CDS encoding tetratricopeptide repeat protein: MSNYNEGGKIKRIFNIVILFLFWGCEKECKLRGDLFIKSEQYEKAIVQFKNWIEIEPENPQAYVSLSVPYYMKKDYKNSAEYLKKAFDINKDSTEEGIKYYEELLGISGYGFSVFYNGAESFFLDGENEKVLEMLEKLEELELLSYQKIQAYLLKGKALIREGKEEEAVNCISTIFEWDSLNFEAHLALGEIYTDKGENEKAIFHLKKAKFVNSENFEVNKLLGRNYLKLGQYNLSIDALEKALSIREDDPEVLYSLGYAYLEKEDYTRLKNIAERILSLPLNSTKRADAYILLGLGEFYGEKYQEAISALKEALKIDSTNCDPYKILSDIYEKEGKSDSARIFSQIWKRCINKN; this comes from the coding sequence ATATCCAACTATAATGAAGGAGGAAAAATTAAAAGAATATTTAATATAGTAATACTTTTTCTTTTTTGGGGTTGTGAAAAGGAATGTAAGTTAAGAGGGGATCTTTTTATTAAAAGTGAACAATATGAAAAGGCGATTGTCCAATTTAAGAATTGGATAGAAATAGAGCCTGAGAATCCCCAAGCTTATGTTTCTCTATCTGTCCCTTATTATATGAAAAAAGATTATAAAAATTCTGCGGAATACTTAAAGAAAGCTTTTGATATTAATAAGGATTCAACAGAAGAAGGTATAAAATATTATGAAGAACTGTTAGGAATCTCAGGTTATGGTTTTTCGGTTTTCTATAATGGGGCGGAGTCTTTCTTTTTGGATGGGGAGAATGAGAAAGTTTTGGAAATGTTAGAAAAATTGGAAGAACTTGAACTTCTTTCTTATCAAAAAATTCAAGCTTATCTTCTTAAAGGGAAAGCATTAATTAGAGAGGGGAAAGAGGAAGAAGCAGTTAATTGTATTTCTACAATTTTTGAATGGGATTCTCTAAATTTTGAAGCCCATCTTGCCTTAGGAGAGATCTATACAGATAAGGGAGAGAATGAAAAAGCCATTTTTCATCTTAAAAAAGCTAAATTTGTTAATTCAGAAAATTTTGAAGTGAATAAGTTACTCGGGAGGAATTACCTAAAGCTTGGGCAATACAATCTTAGTATAGACGCTTTAGAGAAAGCGCTCTCTATTAGAGAAGATGATCCAGAAGTGCTTTATAGTCTCGGATATGCTTATTTGGAAAAAGAAGATTATACTCGTTTGAAAAATATAGCTGAGAGAATTCTTTCTTTGCCTCTTAACTCAACTAAAAGAGCTGATGCTTACATTCTTCTTGGATTAGGGGAATTTTATGGGGAGAAATATCAAGAAGCAATTTCAGCTTTAAAGGAAGCTTTAAAGATTGATTCTACCAATTGCGATCCATATAAAATTTTGTCAGATATTTACGAGAAAGAAGGTAAAAGTGACTCTGCTCGAATTTTTTCCCAGATATGGAAAAGATGTATAAATAAAAATTAA
- the alr gene encoding alanine racemase, producing MRPSRVEINLRNLENNIRIAKEKLGNQKKLLAVVKADAYGHGAIAISSRAIAMGVDFLGVGIVEEGIELRNAGIQANIVILSQELKERAEEILLFNLIPTVCSRDFLESLEKEGERQKKEVPIFLKVDTGMGRFGVSPDEFIYFIKLIKNFKFVKLIGAFSHFPSADSDEIFTREQLKNFKELIRVASNLGIEIPIKSIANSAAFLLYKDSLFNMVRLGLLLYGISPIEDFPLLDYKPVMSVKSKISFIKTIPPGHSVSYGRTFIAQKPTTVATVPIGYADGYDRSLSNKGWMIVKGEKAPVIGNVTMDTTMIDISHIEGVKIGDEVIVMNEKITAWDIAKASGTIPYEIISRMGKRLPRLYV from the coding sequence ATGCGACCTTCCAGAGTTGAAATAAACTTAAGAAATTTGGAAAATAATATAAGGATAGCGAAAGAGAAATTAGGGAATCAAAAAAAACTTCTTGCTGTTGTAAAAGCAGATGCGTATGGACATGGAGCAATTGCTATCTCCTCCAGAGCTATTGCCATGGGGGTGGATTTTCTTGGGGTAGGAATAGTAGAAGAAGGTATTGAGTTAAGAAATGCAGGGATACAAGCAAATATTGTAATTTTATCCCAAGAATTAAAAGAAAGAGCAGAAGAAATTCTACTTTTTAACCTTATACCAACTGTTTGCTCGAGAGATTTCTTAGAAAGCCTTGAAAAAGAAGGAGAGAGACAAAAAAAAGAAGTCCCAATATTCCTTAAGGTAGACACAGGAATGGGAAGATTTGGAGTTTCTCCTGATGAATTTATATATTTTATAAAACTTATCAAAAATTTTAAATTTGTAAAACTTATAGGTGCATTCTCACATTTCCCAAGTGCTGATTCGGATGAAATTTTTACAAGAGAGCAACTCAAAAATTTTAAAGAATTAATAAGGGTTGCCTCTAATCTTGGAATAGAAATTCCAATAAAAAGCATTGCAAATTCTGCGGCTTTTCTACTTTATAAAGACTCTTTATTCAATATGGTAAGACTCGGCCTTTTATTATACGGAATTTCACCTATTGAGGATTTCCCCCTACTGGATTATAAACCTGTAATGAGTGTAAAAAGTAAGATTTCTTTTATCAAAACTATTCCTCCAGGGCATTCTGTAAGTTATGGTAGAACATTTATAGCCCAAAAACCCACAACAGTCGCTACAGTTCCTATTGGGTATGCGGATGGCTATGACAGATCTCTTTCAAATAAGGGCTGGATGATAGTTAAAGGGGAAAAAGCTCCAGTTATTGGAAATGTTACAATGGACACAACAATGATAGATATCTCTCACATTGAAGGAGTAAAGATTGGAGATGAAGTAATAGTCATGAATGAGAAAATAACTGCTTGGGATATTGCTAAGGCTAGTGGAACAATCCCTTACGAAATCATTTCAAGGATGGGGAAAAGACTTCCAAGATTATATGTCTAA
- a CDS encoding HEAT repeat domain-containing protein, whose amino-acid sequence MRNCYNFIYWRRKIEKEKLINFLKELALGVNYKIAYPGDHPIVKEQERKIIDLLNTFAEETNEISIVFLGDNVIMEDLNVDISGFPSIEIFVKRLTRLNVESLTFDTSCNEMDVGGFLDILAHPPKDIRLYDDVNTLLIERKVDNIYFNTVEFRIKAKGEEVPIGLEGMVEGKEEKSISKEEEFNLKEFFENICGIKKEDSPIEEAEKITKGLVNLYDKISSFPGEKGIGTRKAIFEKVMSSIPPEVKRFIIQDKIKLKQISSIIKSIIMSFSDEEIVEIFVSRVKALGLADAEDLLINLTPERLDRILPQIKENLKLMDVEEKYIIELEKRVKEKIEKGKGPEERISAKEGALSELSDFIKNFSEVKEEDYGTSEIANFFESVFLIKKGEEEDKEKVYIGFENFIREFVRQFGEDKLFLQSLKIRKAMKEVPLSVRKEVFFRIIKSDSPLKLTMAKILLPIMDDESVVSLLIHLVEEGEREGLEGFLSSLSSDRLDFIKEILRKEVGKKGIKDELFSKFWEKLTHPPEKIRPIGGVSRTAYTRLKDKLKTSMELGDVKALLDSIYKNLEAESKEVKLSSLGNIRELIEQFFKGGKTIIIRNIVEKLIEYSRKEEEKEIYEEYIKLLSEIGIKSITMEYSFLSNNVVSFFAGEVSSVEKAKVIVPYLVKFNSKEAINVLLSLLWEKDLREIVLKEVNEFGVDSVPYLMELLKDSEDKEVRFSLLKIIRGIGKPAVDFVRKYLHDPRWYVRRNAVLIIGSIGGREVLDEIYALKDDHPKVQIEIVRVLKHILKEDAESYLLPFLDSAYPEVQQYVLSTLQGIISEEGLKALNRRLLLNTFPREWEIEIKKLICDILAIKGNSESIDALSQIIRAKKVFGIPEFPEDLRYKATKAVAEIGGVKAEEILKSLTKDYSKKIRTLVLESLSKG is encoded by the coding sequence ATGAGAAATTGTTATAATTTTATTTATTGGAGGAGGAAAATAGAAAAAGAAAAATTAATTAATTTTCTTAAAGAGCTTGCTCTTGGAGTAAATTATAAAATTGCCTATCCTGGGGATCATCCTATTGTAAAAGAACAAGAAAGGAAGATCATAGATTTACTTAATACTTTCGCGGAAGAAACAAATGAAATCTCGATTGTCTTTTTAGGGGATAATGTGATAATGGAAGATTTAAATGTTGATATCTCAGGCTTCCCGAGTATTGAAATATTTGTAAAGAGGTTAACCCGATTAAATGTTGAAAGCTTAACTTTTGATACGAGCTGTAATGAGATGGATGTGGGAGGATTTCTGGATATTTTAGCCCATCCTCCAAAAGATATCCGATTATATGATGATGTAAACACTCTTTTAATAGAAAGGAAAGTTGATAATATCTATTTCAATACAGTGGAATTTCGGATAAAGGCAAAAGGAGAGGAAGTCCCGATTGGTTTAGAGGGGATGGTTGAAGGGAAAGAGGAGAAATCAATTTCTAAGGAAGAAGAATTTAATCTAAAGGAATTTTTTGAAAATATTTGTGGAATAAAAAAGGAGGATTCTCCTATTGAAGAAGCAGAAAAAATTACAAAGGGTCTCGTTAATTTATACGACAAGATTTCCTCTTTTCCTGGTGAAAAAGGAATTGGAACACGAAAGGCTATTTTTGAGAAAGTTATGAGCTCAATACCTCCCGAGGTAAAGAGATTTATAATTCAGGATAAAATTAAACTTAAACAGATTTCCTCAATAATAAAGTCTATAATAATGAGTTTTTCGGATGAGGAGATAGTAGAGATTTTTGTTAGTAGAGTTAAAGCCTTAGGATTGGCTGATGCAGAAGATTTACTTATAAATCTTACTCCAGAGAGGTTGGATAGAATTTTGCCACAAATAAAGGAAAATTTAAAATTAATGGATGTGGAAGAGAAATATATAATAGAACTTGAGAAAAGAGTGAAAGAGAAAATTGAGAAGGGAAAAGGTCCTGAAGAGAGAATTTCTGCAAAGGAGGGTGCCTTAAGTGAGCTTTCCGATTTCATAAAAAATTTTTCCGAGGTAAAGGAAGAAGATTATGGAACTTCGGAAATTGCAAATTTTTTTGAATCGGTTTTTCTAATTAAAAAAGGAGAGGAGGAAGATAAGGAAAAGGTTTATATAGGTTTTGAGAATTTTATAAGAGAATTTGTAAGACAATTTGGAGAGGATAAACTATTTCTTCAATCTTTGAAAATTAGAAAGGCTATGAAAGAGGTTCCTTTAAGTGTTAGAAAAGAGGTGTTTTTTAGAATTATAAAAAGTGATAGTCCCTTAAAACTTACAATGGCAAAGATTTTATTGCCAATTATGGATGATGAAAGTGTTGTTTCCCTTCTTATTCACTTGGTTGAAGAGGGAGAAAGGGAAGGCTTAGAAGGCTTTTTGTCTTCTCTTTCTTCGGATAGGTTAGATTTTATTAAAGAAATTTTAAGAAAGGAAGTGGGTAAAAAAGGAATTAAAGACGAACTTTTTTCTAAGTTTTGGGAGAAGTTGACCCATCCTCCTGAAAAGATAAGGCCGATTGGAGGAGTTAGTAGAACAGCTTATACTCGTCTTAAAGATAAATTGAAAACGAGTATGGAATTAGGAGATGTGAAGGCTTTACTTGATTCTATTTATAAAAATCTTGAAGCAGAATCTAAGGAAGTTAAGTTAAGCTCCTTAGGAAATATTAGGGAGCTTATAGAGCAGTTTTTTAAAGGAGGAAAGACAATTATTATCCGGAATATTGTAGAGAAATTAATTGAGTATTCGCGGAAGGAAGAAGAGAAAGAGATTTATGAGGAATATATAAAACTTCTAAGTGAAATAGGAATTAAAAGTATAACAATGGAGTATTCTTTTTTATCAAATAATGTTGTTTCATTTTTTGCGGGAGAAGTGAGTAGTGTAGAGAAAGCGAAAGTTATTGTTCCATATCTTGTGAAATTTAATTCTAAAGAAGCTATAAATGTTTTGCTTTCTCTTTTATGGGAAAAAGATTTAAGAGAGATTGTGTTAAAAGAGGTTAATGAGTTTGGCGTGGATTCTGTCCCTTATTTAATGGAATTGCTTAAAGACTCGGAGGATAAAGAAGTTAGATTTTCACTTTTAAAGATAATAAGAGGTATTGGTAAACCTGCTGTTGATTTTGTAAGGAAATACTTGCATGACCCGAGATGGTATGTAAGAAGGAATGCCGTTTTAATTATAGGTAGTATTGGAGGAAGAGAAGTTTTAGATGAAATATATGCACTAAAAGATGACCACCCAAAAGTTCAAATAGAGATTGTGAGAGTACTAAAGCATATTTTGAAAGAAGATGCAGAATCTTATTTATTACCTTTTTTAGATTCGGCTTATCCTGAGGTTCAGCAATACGTTCTTTCTACACTTCAAGGAATTATTTCTGAAGAAGGGTTAAAGGCTTTAAATAGAAGATTACTTTTAAACACTTTTCCCAGGGAATGGGAAATAGAGATAAAGAAGCTTATTTGCGATATACTTGCAATAAAAGGTAATAGTGAATCAATAGATGCTTTATCTCAAATAATAAGAGCAAAAAAGGTGTTTGGAATTCCGGAATTTCCAGAAGATCTAAGGTATAAAGCTACTAAAGCTGTAGCTGAAATAGGAGGGGTAAAAGCCGAAGAAATTCTTAAATCTTTGACAAAGGATTACTCTAAAAAGATAAGGACTTTGGTTTTAGAAAGCTTATCTAAGGGTTAA